A stretch of Bradyrhizobium sp. AZCC 2262 DNA encodes these proteins:
- a CDS encoding (2Fe-2S)-binding protein has product MIDAGERHHAVTIEVNGISRSASIEARKLLVHLLRDDFGLTGTHIGCDTSQCGACTVDIDGQAVKSCTVLAVMADGSSITTIEGLAPGGGALHPVQAAFHEHHALQCGFCTPGMIMAVRQLLKQNPDPTESEIRHHLTGNICRCTGYTNIVRAVQSLASEAHRHD; this is encoded by the coding sequence ATGATCGATGCAGGTGAAAGGCATCACGCCGTCACTATCGAGGTCAACGGTATCAGTCGAAGCGCTTCGATCGAAGCGCGGAAACTGCTGGTTCATCTGCTGAGAGACGATTTTGGCCTCACCGGAACCCACATCGGCTGCGACACCTCGCAATGCGGCGCCTGCACTGTCGATATCGATGGACAGGCCGTCAAGTCCTGCACGGTGCTGGCGGTGATGGCTGATGGATCGTCGATCACAACGATCGAGGGCCTCGCGCCCGGCGGTGGCGCATTGCATCCGGTTCAGGCGGCTTTCCACGAGCACCACGCCCTGCAATGCGGTTTCTGCACGCCGGGGATGATCATGGCTGTCCGCCAATTGCTCAAGCAAAACCCTGACCCGACCGAGAGTGAAATCCGCCATCACCTCACCGGCAATATCTGCCGCTGCACCGGCTACACCAACATCGTCCGCGCAGTTCAATCCCTCGCCTCGGAGGCGCATCGCCATGACTGA
- a CDS encoding xanthine dehydrogenase family protein molybdopterin-binding subunit codes for MTEATAIKYVGQPLRRREDFKFVTGKGRYTDDIKAPGTLHMALLRSPHAHAIIKHVDLAAAMAAPGVRLALSGADLAGKIGSIVPNWIMPGTKVPDRPVVAIGRVRFVGECVALVVAETQAMAHDAIGLIDVDYETLAAVVDEEAAIHDGAPQLHDNVPNNITTIYKVGGGDYPKAMQQADQVIRLRVANNRLIPTCMETRSILAEPNVDGTLTVYLQSQVPHMHRRWIADTVGISEHRLRIVAPDIGGGFGAKMHLYPEELLCPYLARRLDVPVKWWESRSESHQSTNHGRAHTETIEIAIRNDGKILGLKVETLGNVGAYLSNMATGGPTVNTINFGTGAYKIENYEARSRVIVTNTVPVDAYRGYGRPEGGYIAERAIDAVARHLDIDQVEIRRRNFIQRADFPYKPYNGPAVTYDSGNYEGCLAKAMDAFNYAARGSERDQLRAQGRYRGIGVAAYTHMCGMAPSRRLALIGFNRGGWESARVSIDSSGRATIYSGSMSQGQGHNTSLAQIAADVLQVPIEHIDVVQGDTRQVQAGHGTFNSRSMAVGGSSVHVSSSRIVAKARKIAAGMLEVDEKDISYRAGQFSVPGTDIAPLTFGTVARMAYVGHKLPDGMEPGLDETMFYDPKGMGSPSGIHMAYVDVDPETGIVDILDYVAVDDAGTIINPLLAAGQIHGGVVQGIAQALYEEVSYDPDIGQLMTGSLLDYAVPRAEHVPSIRSLFQETPSPTNPIGVKGIGESGSIAAPPCMVHAVLDALSPFGIKHLDMPMTPPRIWSAIHNARAGAAQ; via the coding sequence ATGACTGAAGCAACCGCGATCAAATATGTCGGCCAACCGTTGCGGCGGCGCGAAGACTTCAAGTTCGTCACCGGCAAAGGACGCTATACCGACGACATCAAGGCGCCGGGCACGTTGCATATGGCGTTGCTGCGATCGCCTCACGCGCACGCCATCATCAAGCACGTCGATCTCGCTGCCGCAATGGCGGCACCCGGCGTCCGTTTGGCTTTGTCCGGTGCCGACCTCGCAGGCAAGATCGGCTCGATCGTGCCCAACTGGATCATGCCGGGGACCAAGGTGCCGGACCGGCCTGTCGTCGCCATCGGCCGGGTTCGTTTCGTCGGCGAATGCGTCGCCCTGGTGGTGGCCGAAACCCAGGCCATGGCCCACGATGCCATCGGGCTGATCGATGTCGATTATGAAACGCTTGCCGCGGTTGTCGATGAAGAAGCCGCGATCCACGACGGCGCCCCGCAACTTCACGACAACGTGCCAAATAACATTACCACGATCTACAAGGTCGGTGGCGGCGACTACCCGAAGGCCATGCAACAGGCTGATCAGGTCATCCGTCTTCGCGTCGCCAATAATCGCCTGATCCCGACCTGCATGGAAACGCGCTCCATTTTGGCCGAACCGAATGTCGACGGGACCCTGACCGTTTACCTGCAGAGCCAGGTCCCGCACATGCATCGCCGATGGATTGCCGACACCGTCGGCATATCAGAACATCGGTTGAGGATCGTTGCGCCGGACATTGGCGGCGGTTTCGGCGCGAAGATGCATCTCTACCCGGAGGAATTGCTCTGCCCGTACTTGGCGCGCCGGCTCGACGTACCCGTCAAGTGGTGGGAATCGCGCTCCGAAAGCCATCAATCCACCAACCACGGCCGCGCCCATACGGAGACGATCGAGATCGCGATCCGTAACGACGGCAAGATACTCGGCCTGAAGGTTGAGACGCTGGGCAATGTCGGCGCTTATTTGTCGAACATGGCAACCGGCGGTCCGACGGTGAATACGATCAATTTTGGCACCGGCGCCTACAAGATCGAGAACTACGAGGCACGTTCCCGGGTGATCGTGACCAACACCGTTCCGGTCGACGCCTATCGCGGGTATGGCCGGCCCGAGGGCGGCTACATCGCCGAACGGGCGATCGACGCGGTTGCACGGCACCTCGACATCGATCAGGTCGAGATACGCAGGCGCAATTTCATTCAGCGCGCCGATTTTCCGTACAAGCCCTACAACGGGCCGGCGGTGACTTATGACAGCGGCAATTACGAAGGTTGCCTGGCAAAGGCGATGGACGCCTTCAACTACGCGGCGCGCGGCAGTGAACGCGATCAATTGCGCGCTCAGGGCCGCTATCGCGGCATCGGTGTCGCGGCCTATACCCATATGTGCGGCATGGCGCCGTCACGCCGCCTGGCGCTGATAGGCTTCAACCGCGGCGGCTGGGAAAGCGCACGCGTCAGCATCGACTCGAGCGGCCGGGCCACGATCTATTCGGGCTCGATGAGTCAGGGACAAGGTCACAACACCTCGCTGGCGCAGATCGCCGCCGACGTCCTGCAGGTACCGATCGAGCATATCGACGTGGTGCAGGGCGACACCCGACAGGTTCAGGCCGGTCACGGCACGTTCAACTCGCGGTCGATGGCGGTCGGCGGATCCAGCGTCCATGTCTCCTCCAGCCGCATCGTCGCCAAGGCAAGGAAGATTGCGGCGGGCATGCTCGAAGTCGACGAAAAGGATATTTCCTACCGGGCAGGCCAATTCAGCGTTCCCGGGACCGACATCGCCCCTTTGACTTTCGGCACCGTGGCCCGCATGGCCTATGTCGGCCACAAGCTTCCCGACGGAATGGAGCCGGGTCTCGACGAGACGATGTTTTACGATCCGAAGGGAATGGGCTCGCCTTCGGGAATCCACATGGCCTATGTCGATGTCGATCCCGAAACCGGGATCGTCGATATTCTCGATTATGTCGCCGTCGACGACGCCGGCACGATCATCAACCCGCTTCTTGCCGCCGGGCAGATCCACGGCGGGGTCGTGCAAGGTATCGCGCAGGCGCTCTACGAAGAGGTCAGCTATGATCCCGATATCGGGCAGTTGATGACCGGCTCGCTGCTCGACTATGCGGTGCCGCGCGCGGAACATGTCCCCAGCATACGGTCGCTGTTTCAGGAGACGCCCTCACCCACCAACCCGATCGGCGTCAAGGGTATCGGCGAAAGCGGTTCGATCGCCGCACCGCCCTGCATGGTGCACGCCGTGCTCGATGCGCTTTCGCCGTTCGGGATAAAACATCTCGACATGCCGATGACGCCACCGCGCATCTGGTCTGCGATCCACAACGCACGCGCCGGAGCGGCCCAATGA
- a CDS encoding FAD binding domain-containing protein, translating to MIPASFDYVRATSLAHAIGLLQNDPDGSKLVAGGHTLIPTLKLRLASPALLIDIGGVGELKGIEVADRIRIGALTTHAELLASEPLRKVLPIFNQAADLIADPQVRNRGTIGGSLANADPAADWPAVAIAVNAELELAGPGGRRHVAAKDFFVDIMTTALELDEVLVAIHIPRPDPGLQFRYRKIRHPASGYAVVGVAVSLRRRDGTVSQATIGITGATGHAFRADSASAHLTGKPLSSQNIARAAALASEQADCLSDGYASADYRKHLVKTEVARALTSLSDA from the coding sequence ATGATCCCGGCATCATTCGACTATGTTCGCGCAACCTCGCTCGCCCACGCGATCGGCCTGCTGCAAAACGATCCCGACGGCAGCAAGCTCGTTGCCGGCGGCCATACGCTGATCCCGACTTTGAAATTGCGGCTGGCGTCGCCCGCGCTGCTGATCGATATCGGAGGCGTCGGCGAATTGAAGGGAATCGAGGTCGCCGACCGCATCAGGATCGGCGCCCTGACAACGCATGCCGAACTGCTCGCCTCCGAACCCCTGCGAAAGGTGCTGCCGATCTTCAATCAAGCCGCCGACCTGATTGCCGACCCGCAGGTGCGCAATCGCGGCACGATCGGCGGCTCCCTGGCAAATGCCGACCCGGCGGCCGACTGGCCGGCGGTCGCGATCGCCGTGAACGCAGAACTGGAGCTCGCAGGCCCGGGCGGCCGCCGGCATGTCGCGGCAAAGGATTTCTTCGTCGATATCATGACCACCGCCCTCGAGCTGGACGAAGTACTCGTGGCAATCCACATCCCTCGTCCCGACCCCGGCTTGCAGTTCCGATACCGCAAGATCCGCCATCCCGCGAGCGGCTATGCCGTGGTCGGTGTCGCCGTCTCGTTGCGCCGGCGCGACGGCACGGTTTCGCAAGCCACGATCGGCATCACCGGCGCGACCGGCCATGCCTTCAGGGCGGACTCCGCAAGCGCGCATCTGACCGGCAAGCCGCTATCCAGCCAAAACATCGCTCGCGCCGCAGCGCTCGCCAGCGAACAGGCCGACTGCCTGTCGGATGGCTACGCGTCAGCGGATTATCGCAAGCATCTCGTCAAGACCGAGGTGGCCAGGGCGTTGACGTCGTTGAGTGATGCCTGA
- a CDS encoding enoyl-CoA hydratase-related protein, with protein MTEHVKTEVAEGIMTLTLARADKKNALSNAMYSAMSDGLERAEKDPAVRVVLFQGDGDSFTAGNDLADFSAQANGTATGEPQAHRFIGNLGKATRPLIAAVQGNAVGGGTTMLLHCDLVFLADTAKLITPFVNLALVPEAASSWLLPARIGHVRAYAMFALGEPLDAATALSCGLANAVVPAAELRARARAAAEALTKRPAGSLNHTKALMRDMDRIAAQISREGALFRERLQTGEAREAFAAFAERRKPDFSKVAR; from the coding sequence ATGACGGAGCATGTGAAGACCGAGGTCGCCGAAGGCATCATGACCTTGACGCTGGCTCGCGCCGACAAGAAGAACGCACTGAGCAACGCCATGTACAGCGCCATGTCGGATGGGCTGGAGCGGGCGGAGAAGGATCCGGCGGTCCGTGTGGTTCTGTTCCAGGGCGACGGCGACAGCTTTACCGCCGGAAACGACCTGGCTGATTTCAGCGCCCAAGCCAATGGCACGGCCACCGGTGAGCCCCAGGCGCATCGGTTCATCGGCAACCTCGGCAAGGCCACCCGTCCGCTCATTGCCGCCGTGCAGGGCAACGCCGTTGGCGGTGGGACCACGATGCTGCTCCACTGCGACCTGGTATTCCTGGCCGACACCGCAAAACTGATCACGCCGTTCGTCAATCTGGCGCTGGTTCCTGAAGCAGCCTCGAGCTGGCTGCTGCCTGCGCGGATCGGGCACGTCCGCGCCTATGCGATGTTTGCGCTGGGTGAACCGCTCGACGCGGCTACAGCCTTGAGCTGCGGATTGGCCAACGCCGTCGTGCCGGCGGCGGAATTGCGCGCCAGGGCTCGGGCGGCGGCCGAGGCTCTGACCAAACGGCCGGCCGGTTCACTGAACCACACCAAGGCGTTGATGCGCGACATGGACAGGATCGCCGCTCAAATCAGCCGGGAAGGCGCGTTGTTCCGCGAACGCCTGCAGACCGGTGAAGCCCGCGAGGCATTCGCGGCGTTTGCCGAGCGCCGCAAGCCCGACTTTTCGAAGGTCGCGCGCTAA
- a CDS encoding TetR/AcrR family transcriptional regulator: protein MRYVKGHGLQTRSRIVENASYGLRQSGAEGISVVDLMKLVGLTHGGFYSHFDSREALFIEAFALAMDQTVADWQQLFEALPIEKRFDALVDGYLSARHRDNRARGCVLPALGADIARSSPKVRQNFARKFEEMIDSIALLFTEEPPGEARQIATSTLATMLGSIVLARAAGDKTLSGDILEAGRQALRSQSPLRKSGKPRGKCGR, encoded by the coding sequence ATGCGCTACGTGAAAGGCCACGGGCTGCAGACCCGGAGCCGGATTGTCGAGAACGCCTCCTATGGCCTGCGCCAAAGCGGCGCCGAGGGTATCAGCGTGGTCGACTTGATGAAGCTCGTTGGTCTTACACATGGCGGATTCTACTCTCACTTCGATTCACGCGAAGCCCTTTTTATCGAAGCGTTCGCCCTCGCAATGGATCAAACAGTCGCCGATTGGCAGCAGCTCTTTGAGGCATTACCCATCGAGAAGCGATTTGATGCGCTCGTTGACGGATATTTGAGCGCCCGCCACCGTGACAATCGGGCCCGCGGTTGTGTGCTTCCGGCCTTGGGCGCTGATATCGCGCGTTCAAGCCCGAAGGTGCGCCAGAACTTCGCGAGGAAGTTCGAGGAGATGATCGATTCGATCGCGCTGCTATTCACGGAAGAACCACCGGGGGAGGCACGACAGATCGCTACCAGCACGCTTGCAACCATGTTGGGCTCGATCGTGCTCGCGCGCGCAGCCGGCGACAAGACGCTGTCCGGCGACATTCTCGAGGCCGGGCGGCAAGCGCTGCGCAGTCAATCGCCGCTCCGGAAGTCGGGCAAGCCACGCGGAAAATGTGGTCGCTAG
- a CDS encoding SDR family NAD(P)-dependent oxidoreductase — MADKPIAIVTGVGPGTGSAIVRRFAAGGFRVIALARSPDRIRALEQELPDTHAVICDVSREAEVADAVANIRKSYGSPNVLIHNAVGGGWGTFLEIEPEMLDRNFQVNVMGLLYLAREVAPDMIKAGNGAILVTGNTSAIRGKANFAGFAPTKAAQRILSESIARDLGPRGIHVAYVLIDAVIDVPRMRERLSDAPDEFFIKPSAIADELWHLYNQDRSAWSFLTEIRPFAEKW; from the coding sequence ATGGCTGACAAGCCGATTGCCATTGTCACAGGTGTCGGCCCCGGCACCGGGTCCGCGATCGTGCGGCGTTTTGCTGCCGGAGGATTTCGCGTCATTGCCTTGGCCCGCTCGCCGGATCGCATCCGCGCGTTGGAACAGGAACTTCCGGACACCCATGCGGTGATCTGCGATGTCTCGCGCGAGGCCGAGGTTGCGGATGCGGTTGCCAACATACGCAAATCGTATGGTTCTCCCAATGTCCTCATCCACAACGCGGTGGGCGGCGGTTGGGGGACATTCCTTGAAATCGAGCCGGAGATGCTTGATCGGAATTTTCAAGTGAACGTCATGGGCTTGTTGTATCTGGCGCGCGAAGTGGCGCCGGACATGATCAAGGCGGGCAACGGCGCGATCCTCGTCACCGGCAATACCTCAGCCATTCGCGGCAAGGCGAACTTTGCTGGCTTTGCCCCGACCAAGGCGGCCCAGCGCATTCTATCGGAGTCGATCGCGCGCGATCTCGGACCGCGCGGCATCCATGTCGCTTATGTCCTGATTGACGCCGTGATCGACGTGCCGCGCATGCGCGAACGCCTGAGCGACGCGCCGGACGAGTTCTTCATCAAGCCGTCCGCAATCGCCGACGAACTGTGGCACCTGTACAATCAGGACCGCTCGGCGTGGTCATTCCTTACCGAGATTCGTCCGTTCGCCGAGAAATGGTGA
- a CDS encoding enoyl-CoA hydratase-related protein — MAEGRIEIDTGTGELLCEIRDRVALITLNRPEARNALSDHLTPALRRMIKQCGDDSNVGALLISGAGTAFCAGGDVKGMGNSNKAEITFEERVADLRTKQRTLTGALVAVRKPTIAALPGPAAGAGLALALACDIRIAAESAIMATGYARIGLTGDYGITWLLTRLVGTSRARELMFLSERIAARRCETLGLVNRVVPDAELRETAFALARSLAEGPSIALARIKDNLDHAVNSDFLDSMDQEAENMVRSARTTDHKEAVRAFIDKRKPAFVGQ, encoded by the coding sequence ATGGCAGAAGGTCGGATCGAGATCGACACCGGAACCGGCGAGCTGTTGTGCGAAATCCGCGACCGGGTCGCGCTGATCACGCTCAACCGTCCCGAAGCGCGCAATGCGCTTTCCGACCACCTCACGCCCGCGCTGCGGCGGATGATCAAACAGTGTGGCGACGACTCAAACGTCGGCGCGCTGTTGATATCAGGGGCGGGCACTGCCTTTTGCGCCGGCGGCGACGTCAAGGGCATGGGCAACAGCAACAAGGCAGAAATTACCTTCGAAGAACGCGTTGCCGATTTGCGAACCAAGCAGCGCACCTTGACCGGGGCGCTGGTGGCGGTACGAAAGCCGACGATTGCAGCGCTTCCAGGACCCGCGGCGGGCGCAGGGCTGGCGCTGGCGCTGGCCTGCGACATCCGCATTGCCGCTGAATCCGCGATCATGGCCACCGGCTACGCCCGCATCGGGTTGACCGGAGACTACGGCATTACGTGGTTGCTGACCCGGCTGGTCGGAACATCGCGGGCACGGGAACTGATGTTCCTGTCGGAACGGATTGCCGCGCGCCGCTGCGAGACCCTCGGCCTCGTCAATCGCGTCGTGCCCGACGCCGAGCTCCGCGAGACGGCTTTTGCGCTCGCAAGGTCGTTGGCCGAGGGGCCGTCGATCGCATTGGCCCGCATCAAGGACAATCTCGACCACGCCGTGAATTCCGACTTCCTGGATTCAATGGATCAGGAGGCCGAAAACATGGTTCGGTCCGCGCGGACGACCGACCACAAGGAAGCCGTGCGCGCCTTTATCGACAAACGAAAACCTGCCTTCGTCGGGCAATAG
- a CDS encoding NAD(P)H-dependent flavin oxidoreductase, translated as MKTAITEMFGIEHPIIQGGMHYVGFAELAAAVSNAGGLGIITGLTQKTPELLAKEIARCHDLTDKPFGVNLTFLPTFSAPPYPEYIAAIREGGIKIVETAGRSPEQYMPALKAGGIKVIHKCTSVRHSLKAEQIGCDAVSVDGFECGGHPGEDDMPNMILLPRAAEELKIPFVASGGMADARSLVAALALGAAGMNMGTRFIATKEAPVHDNVKQALVAATELDTRLVMRALRNTERVLKNKGVDRLIEIEREKGAKLQIADIHNEVAGVYPKVMIDGEMDAGAWSCGMVVGLIKDVPTVKELIDRIMADAERIIMDRLAGFVGADSKAALRVA; from the coding sequence GTGAAGACAGCAATTACCGAGATGTTCGGCATTGAACATCCGATCATCCAGGGCGGAATGCATTATGTGGGATTTGCCGAGCTTGCGGCAGCGGTGTCGAATGCCGGTGGTCTCGGCATCATCACCGGCTTGACGCAGAAGACGCCGGAATTACTGGCCAAGGAGATCGCGCGGTGTCACGACCTGACGGACAAGCCGTTTGGCGTGAACCTGACCTTTCTGCCGACCTTCAGCGCGCCGCCCTATCCGGAATATATCGCCGCCATCAGGGAAGGCGGCATTAAGATCGTCGAGACGGCCGGGCGCAGTCCCGAGCAATATATGCCGGCGCTGAAGGCGGGCGGCATCAAGGTGATCCACAAATGCACCTCGGTTCGGCATTCCCTGAAGGCCGAGCAGATCGGCTGCGACGCCGTCAGCGTCGACGGCTTCGAGTGCGGCGGGCATCCCGGCGAGGACGATATGCCCAACATGATTCTGCTGCCGCGCGCGGCCGAAGAATTGAAGATTCCCTTCGTGGCGTCGGGCGGCATGGCCGATGCGCGAAGCCTGGTTGCGGCGCTTGCGCTCGGCGCCGCCGGCATGAACATGGGGACGCGCTTCATCGCCACCAAGGAAGCGCCGGTGCACGACAACGTCAAACAGGCGCTGGTGGCCGCTACCGAACTCGACACAAGGCTGGTGATGCGGGCGCTCCGGAACACCGAGCGCGTGCTGAAGAACAAGGGCGTCGATCGCCTGATCGAGATCGAGCGCGAAAAAGGCGCCAAGCTGCAGATCGCCGACATCCATAACGAGGTCGCGGGCGTCTATCCCAAGGTCATGATCGACGGCGAGATGGATGCCGGCGCCTGGAGCTGCGGGATGGTGGTGGGCCTGATCAAGGACGTTCCAACGGTCAAGGAACTAATCGATCGCATCATGGCAGACGCTGAGCGCATCATCATGGATCGGCTAGCGGGATTTGTTGGCGCAGACAGCAAGGCAGCGTTGCGGGTCGCGTGA
- a CDS encoding acetyl-CoA C-acyltransferase encodes MTDAVIVSTARTPIGKAYKGALNHTEGATLLGHAISEALSRAKIEGAEVEDVVMGCAMQQGTTGTNIARKALLRAGLPVTVAGTTIDRQCASGLQAIALAARSVLFDGVEVAIGGGGESISLVQNNQMNGFHAVDPELLAMKGDAYIAMLDTAEIVAKRYDISRERQDEYSLESQRRTASAQQGGRFNDELAPIRTAMAVTDKVTGTVSYKHVTLSTDEGPRPDTTAEGLAGVKPAKGPGFTITGGNASQLSDGASAAVIMSDKLAAKKGLKPLGIFRGFVAAGCEPDEMGVGPVYAVPRLLKRHGLSVDDIDLWELNEAFAVQVIYCRDKLGIDPEKLNVNGGSIAVGHPYGMTGARLTGHALIEGRRRKAKYAVVTMCVGGGMGAAGLLEIVH; translated from the coding sequence ATGACGGATGCCGTGATCGTATCGACCGCCCGTACACCGATTGGCAAGGCCTACAAGGGTGCACTGAACCATACCGAAGGTGCGACCTTGCTCGGTCACGCCATTTCCGAGGCGTTGTCGCGGGCGAAAATCGAGGGTGCCGAGGTCGAGGACGTCGTGATGGGGTGTGCCATGCAACAGGGTACCACCGGCACCAACATTGCGCGCAAGGCGTTGCTCCGCGCCGGACTTCCGGTGACGGTCGCCGGAACGACGATCGATCGCCAATGCGCATCCGGACTTCAGGCGATCGCGTTGGCTGCAAGGTCAGTGCTGTTCGATGGCGTGGAGGTTGCCATCGGCGGTGGCGGTGAATCCATCAGTCTGGTGCAGAACAACCAGATGAACGGCTTTCATGCCGTCGATCCGGAGCTGCTCGCGATGAAAGGCGATGCTTACATCGCGATGCTCGACACCGCCGAAATCGTCGCGAAGCGTTACGACATCTCGCGGGAGCGCCAGGACGAGTACAGCCTTGAGAGCCAGCGCCGGACGGCGTCGGCCCAGCAGGGCGGCCGCTTCAACGACGAATTGGCACCGATCAGGACCGCCATGGCGGTGACGGACAAGGTCACGGGCACGGTATCGTACAAGCACGTGACGCTTTCGACGGATGAGGGGCCGCGTCCCGACACGACCGCGGAAGGTCTTGCAGGTGTCAAGCCGGCCAAGGGGCCGGGCTTTACGATCACCGGCGGCAATGCCAGCCAGCTTTCGGACGGCGCCAGCGCCGCCGTCATCATGAGCGACAAGCTCGCGGCAAAGAAGGGCCTCAAGCCGCTCGGCATCTTCCGCGGTTTTGTCGCGGCGGGCTGTGAACCCGACGAGATGGGGGTCGGTCCGGTCTACGCCGTGCCGCGGCTTCTCAAGCGGCATGGATTGTCCGTTGACGATATCGATCTCTGGGAGCTGAACGAGGCATTCGCGGTGCAGGTGATCTACTGTCGCGACAAATTGGGGATCGATCCGGAAAAGCTCAACGTCAATGGTGGTTCGATTGCGGTCGGCCATCCCTACGGCATGACCGGCGCGCGTCTGACCGGCCACGCGCTGATCGAGGGCCGGCGACGCAAGGCGAAATATGCTGTCGTCACAATGTGTGTCGGCGGCGGCATGGGAGCTGCAGGCCTCCTTGAAATCGTCCATTGA
- a CDS encoding acyl-CoA dehydrogenase family protein produces MDIQLTEEQELLRGSVQRLLRDQYDFDARRKIVATDEGFSRKHWNAFAELGLCAAPFQESSGGLGGGPLATMIVMQEFGRNLVVEPFFETVVLAGGLIEDAGTPAQREAYLPQIMAGESIWALGWAEARSRYDFSNVDTTARRQGESYVLSGTKAAVIGAPWADKLIVSARTSGGPRDRSGVSLFVVDRHSPNLHLQGFRTIDGRRAAEMTLMNVRVPAGQLLGTEGEGVAILEACRARAIAALCAEAVGAMTELNSSTLEYSRTRKQFGAALGTFQVLQHRMVDMFIALEEAVSFTQHLNLSLAAKEPHGSKLASGAKSKVGNAARFIAEQAVQLHGGMGMSDELNVGHYFKRIASINTQYGDPTYHLMWYAQQA; encoded by the coding sequence ATGGACATTCAGTTGACGGAAGAACAGGAATTGCTTCGTGGCAGCGTTCAACGACTGCTGCGGGATCAGTACGATTTCGACGCGCGCCGCAAGATCGTCGCGACCGACGAAGGCTTTAGCCGCAAGCACTGGAATGCCTTTGCCGAACTCGGCCTGTGTGCCGCGCCGTTCCAGGAAAGTTCCGGTGGCCTTGGCGGCGGACCGCTGGCGACGATGATCGTGATGCAGGAGTTCGGGCGCAACCTCGTGGTCGAACCGTTCTTCGAGACGGTGGTGCTCGCAGGCGGCCTGATCGAGGACGCCGGCACGCCGGCGCAACGCGAAGCGTATCTGCCGCAGATCATGGCCGGCGAATCCATTTGGGCGCTGGGCTGGGCGGAGGCGCGCTCGCGTTACGATTTCAGCAATGTCGATACGACAGCGCGGCGTCAGGGTGAAAGCTACGTTTTAAGCGGTACCAAGGCGGCGGTAATCGGAGCGCCGTGGGCCGACAAATTGATCGTCTCGGCGCGGACATCGGGCGGCCCGCGCGATCGTAGCGGGGTCAGTCTCTTTGTGGTCGATCGTCATTCGCCCAATCTTCACTTGCAGGGCTTCCGGACGATCGACGGCCGGCGCGCCGCTGAAATGACGCTGATGAATGTGCGGGTGCCGGCCGGCCAGTTGCTGGGAACCGAAGGGGAGGGTGTCGCCATACTGGAGGCGTGCCGCGCCCGCGCCATCGCGGCGCTGTGTGCGGAAGCTGTCGGCGCGATGACGGAACTGAATTCGTCGACGCTCGAATACAGCCGGACGCGCAAGCAGTTCGGCGCTGCGCTCGGGACGTTCCAGGTGCTGCAGCATCGCATGGTCGATATGTTCATCGCCCTCGAGGAGGCGGTCTCGTTCACGCAGCATCTGAATCTGAGCCTCGCGGCGAAAGAACCGCACGGATCGAAGCTGGCATCCGGCGCCAAATCGAAGGTCGGCAATGCCGCACGGTTCATTGCCGAGCAGGCGGTGCAGCTTCACGGCGGCATGGGTATGAGCGACGAATTGAACGTCGGTCACTACTTCAAGCGGATCGCGTCCATCAACACCCAGTATGGCGACCCGACCTACCATCTGATGTGGTATGCGCAACAGGCTTAG